In the Pyrolobus fumarii 1A genome, one interval contains:
- a CDS encoding DevR family CRISPR-associated autoregulator, which yields MTVNKKTELQKLLKKLEGGGAGGGSSMETGNDREERSACCNIKLRWIQIVYRLLVNVDALNMVESVGNVTRRRTVPVIVPRAPGQYVVRWVPAVSGESLAHRYQMEIVELAKTKYTECSSRIDYWSEQGELLKHWDLGFYQKQCQQAEQGKAPKPRGWECDLANRYAGRREGFSLSDLQDIEKRIVDNSLVEDIGGFLVTQGPTRRTSCIRFSYLIPTLDAIEATQLDHQMHVRGALKAQSLRLPGYEEAIQVPYYVQVGSVLYGGNIELDLCCVGSYSIAGGCVEDKECTLTLRRCVALDALRPLLEGDFGAKRSRYRPHNVTELVIAVLSDRPVPLPPATLPLENLVEELKRKLDDYKKLNVDVKLVAYVTAALGSNYAERLRQLIGRLPGVEITNTIPDLIGRIRDNVGLQCTAR from the coding sequence GTGACTGTGAACAAGAAGACCGAGCTTCAGAAGCTTCTCAAGAAGCTTGAGGGTGGTGGGGCGGGCGGAGGGTCTAGTATGGAGACTGGTAACGACCGGGAGGAGAGAAGTGCATGTTGCAACATCAAGTTGAGGTGGATTCAGATTGTCTACAGGTTGCTAGTGAACGTCGACGCCCTCAACATGGTTGAAAGCGTGGGGAACGTGACGAGGAGGAGGACTGTCCCCGTCATAGTCCCGAGGGCTCCAGGACAATATGTGGTCAGGTGGGTACCTGCAGTCAGTGGAGAATCTCTAGCACACCGTTACCAGATGGAGATAGTCGAGCTGGCAAAGACAAAGTACACCGAGTGCAGCAGTAGGATAGACTACTGGAGCGAGCAAGGTGAGCTACTCAAACACTGGGATCTGGGCTTCTACCAGAAGCAGTGCCAACAGGCTGAGCAGGGCAAGGCACCTAAGCCCAGAGGCTGGGAGTGTGACCTCGCTAATCGCTATGCTGGTAGGAGAGAGGGGTTCTCGCTCAGCGACCTACAGGATATTGAGAAGCGGATTGTTGACAATAGCCTCGTGGAGGATATTGGGGGTTTCCTGGTCACTCAGGGACCCACGAGGAGGACTAGCTGCATACGCTTCTCTTATCTCATACCAACGCTCGACGCTATCGAGGCGACGCAGCTTGACCACCAGATGCACGTTAGGGGCGCGTTAAAGGCACAGTCGTTGAGGCTACCTGGCTACGAGGAGGCCATCCAGGTCCCATACTACGTGCAGGTCGGGTCGGTGCTCTACGGCGGCAACATCGAGCTTGACCTCTGTTGCGTGGGGAGCTATAGCATAGCAGGGGGGTGCGTGGAGGACAAAGAGTGCACGCTGACATTGAGAAGGTGCGTTGCTCTGGATGCACTTAGGCCGTTGCTCGAAGGCGATTTTGGAGCCAAGAGGTCAAGGTACAGGCCGCATAACGTCACCGAGCTTGTCATAGCAGTTTTGAGCGACAGGCCGGTGCCGCTACCCCCAGCGACACTACCCCTCGAGAACCTTGTGGAGGAACTTAAGAGGAAGCTAGACGACTACAAGAAGCTCAATGTTGACGTGAAGCTCGTAGCATATGTCACGGCAGCCCTAGGCAGCAACTACGCCGAGAGGCTCAGGCAGCTGATAGGCAGGCTACCAGGTGTTGAGATAACGAACACCATACCCGACTTGATCGGGAGGATTCGAGACAATGTAGGCTTGCAGTGCACCGCCAGGTGA
- a CDS encoding nucleotidyltransferase domain-containing protein — translation MSRWVRYHFQHLRRWREYAEKVARAAAELVPGARVYVVGGVAEGRITVLSDIDILVVVPRGAKRRGLARDILLKAIDEHGLPWDAPVELHVVEEGEEGEYTRRPHIRLH, via the coding sequence GTGTCAAGATGGGTTAGGTATCATTTCCAGCACCTGCGCCGCTGGAGAGAGTACGCCGAGAAGGTTGCGAGGGCTGCGGCGGAGCTCGTGCCCGGCGCCAGGGTCTACGTTGTAGGCGGTGTGGCGGAGGGGCGCATAACAGTACTGAGCGACATAGACATCCTCGTGGTGGTTCCTCGGGGGGCTAAACGCCGCGGCCTCGCACGCGACATACTCCTAAAGGCTATCGACGAGCACGGCCTACCGTGGGATGCGCCCGTAGAGCTGCACGTGGTAGAGGAGGGCGAGGAGGGCGAGTACACGCGGCGTCCACACATACGCCTACACTAG
- a CDS encoding nucleotidyltransferase domain-containing protein, producing MVDKIDVLMAKWFYELRDTWREAARIVARAAKRLYPDARVYLIGSVAEGTFTATSDLDILVVLPRDPDPRERLEAKTRILLTAFDEGLPLHYPVDLHVVGPKGFERYKRHAKRMIPLDH from the coding sequence ATGGTAGACAAGATCGATGTGCTGATGGCCAAGTGGTTCTACGAGCTGCGTGACACTTGGAGAGAAGCTGCGAGGATAGTAGCGAGGGCAGCCAAGCGCCTCTACCCCGACGCTAGAGTCTACCTCATAGGGAGTGTAGCCGAGGGCACCTTCACCGCAACAAGCGACCTAGACATACTCGTGGTGCTGCCGCGTGACCCGGACCCACGCGAGAGGCTAGAAGCGAAGACGAGGATACTACTCACGGCGTTCGACGAGGGCCTCCCACTCCACTACCCCGTAGACCTCCACGTTGTCGGCCCAAAGGGGTTCGAACGCTACAAGAGGCATGCCAAGAGGATGATACCCCTGGACCACTAG
- a CDS encoding type II toxin-antitoxin system death-on-curing family toxin, protein MARKKVRRKRCVIRYPSVSLLLYIVEELCRHYPRDHIAVVSVDALESILESARYAARYTRSSCRVKKIIAAATLFYEAITRHPLTDGNKRFAVVLLRAFLKANRVRQPASAYEAAIRVARGEWSIEDLIEWLQHA, encoded by the coding sequence TTGGCGAGGAAGAAGGTTCGGAGAAAACGGTGCGTGATACGCTATCCTTCAGTCAGCCTGCTACTATACATCGTCGAGGAGCTTTGTAGGCACTACCCACGGGACCATATAGCCGTTGTCTCGGTTGATGCGCTAGAGTCTATCCTCGAGAGCGCCAGGTACGCAGCACGGTACACGAGAAGCTCGTGCAGGGTGAAGAAGATTATAGCCGCTGCAACGCTATTCTACGAGGCTATAACGCGCCACCCGCTGACAGACGGTAACAAGAGGTTTGCGGTTGTACTCCTAAGGGCCTTCCTCAAAGCGAATCGGGTCAGGCAACCCGCGTCTGCATACGAGGCGGCTATCCGGGTCGCGCGTGGCGAGTGGAGCATCGAGGATCTTATCGAGTGGCTGCAACACGCCTAG
- a CDS encoding HEPN domain-containing protein → MSGEYVLVLRRRALGFLEEAREARDPDLAVFFAEQAMQLYIKSVLYELFGERVRGHGLRELLGLLARLLEEAGYGREAEAVRSFVAKHRGLLIEAEEAYTLARYGEVGYSEADAARMTSLAESLIRMLEGVAKRVKMG, encoded by the coding sequence GTGAGTGGCGAGTATGTGTTGGTGCTTAGGAGGAGGGCGTTGGGGTTTCTTGAGGAGGCGCGGGAGGCTAGGGATCCGGATCTGGCCGTCTTCTTTGCCGAGCAGGCGATGCAGCTCTACATCAAGTCGGTTCTCTACGAGTTGTTCGGGGAGCGTGTGAGGGGGCATGGGTTGCGTGAGCTTCTCGGGCTTCTGGCGCGGCTGCTCGAGGAGGCGGGGTACGGGAGGGAGGCTGAGGCTGTGAGGAGCTTCGTGGCTAAGCACCGTGGGCTGCTCATAGAGGCTGAGGAGGCTTACACCCTCGCCAGGTACGGTGAAGTCGGGTACAGTGAGGCCGACGCGGCGAGGATGACCAGTCTCGCGGAGAGTCTCATCCGGATGCTCGAGGGGGTCGCCAAGCGTGTCAAGATGGGTTAG
- a CDS encoding HEPN domain-containing protein has translation MCPAVSPIVASHAAPASGVPRVSGELARTLWRRALVYLREAEHLLSEGEYDVALVMAEQAAQLAVKAVYARLLGGVPRGHNLRRLLGYLASVLEEAGRREEANSIRGFVTDNREGLILLEDAYVQGRYQVPGYTRTDAERGVNLAKRVIALLERLTR, from the coding sequence ATGTGCCCGGCTGTAAGCCCCATAGTAGCCTCTCACGCGGCCCCTGCTAGTGGGGTCCCCCGGGTGAGCGGCGAGCTGGCGAGGACCCTGTGGAGGCGTGCCCTGGTGTACCTCCGGGAGGCCGAGCACCTCCTCTCAGAGGGAGAGTACGACGTGGCGCTTGTGATGGCTGAGCAGGCTGCGCAGCTGGCCGTCAAAGCCGTGTATGCCCGGCTGCTGGGCGGCGTGCCCCGAGGGCATAACCTGCGCAGGCTCCTAGGCTACCTCGCGTCCGTGCTCGAGGAGGCTGGTAGGCGGGAAGAGGCCAACAGCATACGGGGCTTCGTGACTGACAACCGGGAGGGGCTGATCCTGCTCGAGGATGCCTACGTGCAGGGGCGGTACCAGGTGCCGGGGTATACCCGCACTGACGCCGAGAGAGGGGTCAACCTGGCAAAACGGGTTATCGCGCTACTCGAGAGGCTAACGAGGTGA